One segment of Streptomyces bathyalis DNA contains the following:
- a CDS encoding DAK2 domain-containing protein produces the protein MPQPFDSTVVRAWIAFALEAVGEACEEIDAINVFPVADGDTGTNLRRTLEAAARALEAEWDASDPAAPALRALSRGALLGACGNSGTILAQLLRGMAETYGATDGAEGSKAADAGEVPGAGRLLAEALTRAADSAYAAVAHPVEGTMLSVARAAAEAARTAGEQDADAEAVARAAHERSHEALSETTGQLDVLRRAGVVDAGGSGLVAVLGALADALADPEQGEVSRRRRAYTGPNTTVGSGTSSGAPVPPDGGGGAYEVMYLLDADDAAVTGLRERLDGLGDSLVVGGGDGLWSVHVHVDDAGAAVEAGVGAGRPHRIRITHLTAGEAGEPCAPEHADAGGTARHGRAVVAVVHGDGLAGLCEDAGATVVRAKEALGSPDGEPLAAAVRATGAAEVVLLPNDIDLHAAASRAADGTRAEEPELRVSVVPTRAAVQGISALAVHDPERRFDDDVVAMTTAAGATRYGEVTVADRPFWTMAGVCEAGDVLGLVEDDVVVIGSDVAEAAADVLERMLAAGGELVTLIVGEHAPQGLTDRLEEQVRGGHLAVDTVVYEGRQHSSLLLIGVE, from the coding sequence GTGCCGCAGCCGTTCGACTCCACGGTGGTACGGGCATGGATCGCGTTCGCGCTGGAGGCGGTCGGTGAGGCATGCGAGGAGATCGACGCGATCAACGTCTTCCCCGTGGCGGACGGCGACACCGGCACCAACCTGCGCCGGACCCTGGAAGCCGCTGCGCGGGCCCTGGAGGCCGAGTGGGATGCGAGCGATCCGGCGGCCCCCGCGCTGCGCGCCCTGTCCCGTGGCGCGCTTCTCGGTGCCTGCGGCAATTCCGGCACGATCCTGGCCCAGCTGCTGCGCGGCATGGCGGAGACATACGGGGCAACCGACGGGGCCGAAGGCTCGAAGGCCGCCGACGCGGGTGAAGTCCCGGGCGCCGGGCGGCTGTTGGCCGAGGCGCTGACGCGCGCCGCGGACTCCGCCTACGCGGCCGTCGCCCACCCCGTCGAGGGCACGATGCTCAGCGTCGCGAGGGCGGCGGCCGAGGCGGCCCGTACGGCCGGCGAACAGGACGCCGATGCCGAGGCCGTGGCCCGCGCCGCGCACGAGCGCTCGCACGAGGCGCTGTCGGAGACCACCGGGCAGCTCGACGTGCTGCGCCGCGCGGGAGTCGTCGACGCCGGCGGCAGCGGCCTGGTCGCCGTGCTCGGAGCGCTGGCCGACGCCCTCGCGGACCCGGAGCAGGGCGAGGTCTCGCGCAGGCGCCGCGCCTACACCGGGCCCAACACCACGGTGGGAAGCGGCACTTCGTCCGGCGCGCCCGTGCCGCCCGACGGAGGCGGCGGAGCGTACGAGGTGATGTACCTCCTGGACGCCGACGACGCCGCGGTGACCGGCCTGCGCGAACGTCTCGACGGTCTCGGCGACTCGCTCGTCGTCGGCGGCGGGGACGGGCTCTGGAGCGTGCACGTGCACGTCGACGACGCGGGTGCGGCGGTCGAGGCCGGTGTCGGCGCGGGACGTCCGCACCGCATCCGCATCACCCACCTCACCGCGGGGGAGGCAGGCGAGCCCTGCGCCCCGGAGCACGCCGACGCAGGCGGCACCGCCCGGCACGGGCGCGCCGTCGTCGCCGTCGTGCACGGGGACGGGCTGGCGGGGCTCTGCGAGGACGCCGGCGCGACGGTCGTACGGGCGAAGGAAGCGCTCGGAAGCCCGGACGGGGAGCCCCTGGCAGCGGCCGTGCGCGCGACCGGGGCGGCGGAGGTCGTGCTGCTGCCCAACGACATCGATCTGCACGCCGCCGCGTCGCGTGCGGCGGACGGTACGCGGGCCGAGGAGCCGGAGCTGCGCGTGTCGGTCGTGCCGACCCGGGCCGCTGTGCAGGGCATCTCCGCGCTGGCCGTGCACGATCCGGAGCGTCGCTTCGACGACGACGTCGTCGCCATGACGACCGCGGCCGGGGCGACCCGCTACGGCGAAGTGACCGTCGCCGACCGCCCGTTCTGGACGATGGCCGGCGTCTGCGAGGCCGGTGACGTGCTCGGTCTCGTGGAGGACGACGTGGTCGTGATCGGCAGCGACGTCGCCGAGGCGGCCGCGGACGTGCTGGAGCGGATGCTCGCGGCGGGCGGGGAGTTGGTCACGCTGATCGTCGGAGAGCATGCTCCGCAGGGACTGACGGACCGGCTGGAGGAGCAGGTGCGCGGCGGTCACCTCGCCGTCGACACGGTGGTCTACGAGGGGCGGCAGCACTCCTCGCTGCTGCTGATCGGCGTCGAATGA
- the rpmB gene encoding 50S ribosomal protein L28 has translation MAANCDVCGKGPGFGNSISHSHRRTPRRWNPNIQRVRAVVNGTPKRLNACTSCIKAGKVSR, from the coding sequence GTGGCTGCCAACTGCGACGTCTGCGGCAAGGGGCCGGGCTTCGGCAACAGCATCTCCCACTCGCACCGCCGCACCCCGCGCCGCTGGAACCCGAACATCCAGCGCGTGCGTGCAGTGGTCAACGGGACGCCGAAGCGCCTCAACGCCTGCACCTCGTGCATCAAGGCCGGCAAGGTCTCGCGCTGA
- the thiD gene encoding bifunctional hydroxymethylpyrimidine kinase/phosphomethylpyrimidine kinase, with the protein METTPAHSAPPRVLTIAGSDSGGGAGIQADLKTMLALGTHGMSVVAAVTAQNSVGVQGYWELPAEAVRAQFRSVVDDIGIQAAKTGMLASAELVETVAGLLAGVGEPVVVDPVGVSKHGDSLLAQEALDSVRTKLLPTATVATPNLDEVTQLTGVRVNDEAGLREAAAAVLSYGPRWALIKGGHLARDGADIGHGDEAVDLLTDGHEEHWLRGPRHDNRHTHGTGCTLASALAAGLARGLSVPEAAREAKEYVTGAIAAGFALGAGLGPVDHGWRLRGS; encoded by the coding sequence ATGGAGACGACACCCGCGCACTCCGCGCCGCCCCGAGTGCTGACCATCGCCGGTTCCGACTCGGGAGGCGGCGCGGGCATCCAGGCCGACCTCAAGACGATGCTGGCGCTCGGCACTCACGGGATGAGCGTCGTCGCCGCCGTGACGGCGCAGAACTCCGTCGGTGTGCAGGGCTACTGGGAACTGCCGGCCGAGGCGGTACGGGCGCAGTTCCGCAGCGTCGTGGACGACATCGGCATCCAGGCGGCGAAGACCGGGATGCTCGCGTCGGCGGAACTGGTGGAGACCGTGGCCGGACTGCTGGCCGGTGTGGGGGAGCCGGTGGTCGTCGACCCCGTCGGCGTCTCCAAGCACGGCGATTCGCTGCTCGCACAGGAGGCGCTGGATTCCGTACGTACCAAGCTGCTGCCGACCGCGACCGTCGCCACCCCCAACCTCGACGAGGTCACACAGCTGACGGGCGTGCGCGTCAACGACGAAGCGGGGCTGCGGGAAGCCGCCGCGGCCGTGCTCTCGTACGGGCCGCGCTGGGCGCTGATCAAGGGCGGGCACCTGGCCCGTGACGGTGCTGACATCGGCCACGGCGACGAAGCCGTCGACCTGCTCACCGACGGCCACGAGGAGCACTGGCTGCGGGGGCCGCGTCACGACAACCGCCACACTCACGGCACCGGCTGCACCCTTGCCAGCGCCCTCGCGGCGGGCCTGGCACGCGGTCTGTCCGTGCCGGAGGCGGCGAGGGAGGCCAAGGAGTACGTCACGGGCGCGATCGCGGCAGGGTTCGCGCTCGGGGCGGGTCTGGGGCCCGTGGACCACGGCTGGCGGCTGCGCGGGAGCTGA
- a CDS encoding thiamine-phosphate kinase, with the protein MHLSGEYRGGRPRTPGTVGELGEFGLIRELTSRLTTTPAVQIGPGDDAAVVSAPDRRVVATTDILLEGQHFRRDWSTAYDVGRKAAAENLADIAAMGAVPTALLLGLVVPAELPANWPTELMDGIRDEAQVASAAVVGGDVVRGGTITVSITALGDLRNREPVTRSGARPGDTVAVTGWLGWSAAGHAVLSRGFRSPRAFVEAHRRPEPPYHAGPAAAELGATAMTDVSDGLVADLGHIAEASKVRIDLRSADLDVPAQMSDIGQAVGVDPLHWVLTGGEDHALVATFPSTAKLPARWRKIGRVLAPGTQPRVTVDGAPWDRAGGWDHFAAGSDGDGS; encoded by the coding sequence ATGCATCTGAGCGGGGAGTACCGCGGGGGCCGGCCGCGTACGCCCGGCACTGTCGGGGAGCTCGGAGAGTTCGGCCTGATCCGGGAGTTGACGTCCCGGCTGACCACCACGCCCGCCGTGCAGATCGGTCCGGGCGACGACGCCGCCGTGGTCTCCGCGCCCGACCGCAGAGTCGTCGCGACGACCGACATCCTCTTGGAGGGGCAGCACTTCCGGCGGGACTGGTCCACGGCGTACGACGTGGGGCGCAAGGCCGCCGCGGAGAACCTCGCGGACATCGCGGCGATGGGTGCCGTGCCGACGGCGCTGCTGCTCGGCCTCGTCGTCCCCGCCGAACTCCCCGCGAACTGGCCGACGGAGCTCATGGACGGCATCCGCGACGAGGCGCAGGTCGCCTCCGCGGCCGTCGTCGGCGGGGACGTCGTGCGCGGCGGGACGATCACCGTCTCCATCACGGCTCTCGGCGACCTGCGCAACAGGGAACCGGTCACCAGGTCCGGGGCCCGTCCCGGCGACACCGTGGCCGTCACCGGCTGGCTCGGCTGGTCGGCGGCGGGCCATGCCGTGCTCTCGCGCGGGTTCCGCTCGCCGCGCGCCTTCGTCGAGGCGCACCGGCGGCCCGAACCGCCGTACCACGCGGGCCCGGCGGCGGCCGAGCTCGGGGCCACGGCGATGACGGACGTCAGCGACGGCCTGGTGGCCGACCTCGGGCACATCGCCGAGGCCAGCAAGGTCCGCATCGACCTGCGCTCCGCCGACCTCGACGTGCCCGCGCAGATGTCGGACATCGGGCAGGCGGTGGGCGTCGATCCGCTGCACTGGGTGCTCACCGGCGGCGAGGATCACGCGCTGGTGGCGACGTTCCCCTCCACCGCGAAGCTACCGGCGCGCTGGCGCAAGATCGGTCGGGTGCTCGCGCCCGGCACGCAGCCGCGGGTGACCGTGGACGGCGCACCGTGGGACCGGGCGGGCGGCTGGGACCACTTCGCCGCGGGCAGTGACGGCGACGGGAGCTGA
- a CDS encoding Lrp/AsnC family transcriptional regulator: protein MVQAYILIQTEVGKASTVADVIAKLPGILQAEDVTGPYDVIVRAQSDSVDDLGRMVVAKIQQVDGITRTLTCPIVHL, encoded by the coding sequence GTGGTACAGGCCTACATCCTGATCCAGACCGAGGTCGGCAAGGCATCGACCGTCGCCGACGTCATCGCCAAACTTCCCGGGATTCTTCAGGCGGAGGACGTGACCGGCCCGTACGACGTCATCGTGCGCGCGCAGTCCGATTCCGTCGACGATCTCGGACGCATGGTCGTGGCCAAGATCCAGCAAGTGGACGGCATCACCCGCACCCTGACCTGTCCGATCGTTCATCTCTAG
- a CDS encoding DUF3515 domain-containing protein has protein sequence MSTSLRRALCAVTVAVALAAATGCTGGDDSGPAPPSPSGKAAGTCRSLHDRLPKRVDGQQRITLDPASKYTAAWGDPAIEMRCGVPRPEKLSPGSEHYNPTAEAAEVNGVSWLLERRDGGYRFTTTDRAANVELSVPDDYAPEINALPDLAKAIRASVPKRS, from the coding sequence GTGAGCACTTCCCTGCGCCGGGCCCTCTGCGCCGTCACCGTAGCCGTCGCCCTCGCGGCAGCCACCGGCTGCACGGGCGGGGACGACAGTGGACCGGCGCCGCCCAGCCCTTCCGGCAAGGCCGCCGGGACATGCCGGTCGCTGCACGACCGGCTGCCGAAGCGTGTGGACGGGCAGCAGCGGATCACGCTCGATCCCGCCTCGAAGTACACCGCGGCGTGGGGCGATCCGGCCATCGAGATGCGCTGTGGTGTGCCGCGCCCCGAGAAGCTCTCGCCCGGTAGTGAACATTACAACCCCACTGCGGAGGCGGCGGAAGTCAACGGGGTCTCCTGGCTGCTCGAACGGCGCGACGGCGGCTACCGCTTCACCACCACCGACCGTGCCGCGAACGTCGAGTTGAGCGTTCCGGACGACTACGCGCCGGAGATCAACGCACTGCCCGATCTCGCGAAGGCGATACGCGCATCGGTGCCGAAACGCTCCTGA
- a CDS encoding D-alanine--D-alanine ligase family protein: MSSQSPSRKPRVAVVFGGRSSEHAISVVTAGAVLGAIDRDKYEVLPIGITADGHWALTADEPERMAIENRKLPSVAELADAQPGGVLLPVEPGNREVTYQEPGSVPKALGEVDVVFPVLHGPYGEDGTLQGLLELSGVPYVGAGVLASAVGMDKEYMKRVFASFGLPVGPYVTIRPREWRTDPGAARKRIVDLAGEHGWPLFVKPARGGSSMGITKVDDLGGLDEAVAEAQRHDPKVIVESLLNGREIECGVLEFEDGPRASVPAEIPPVSAHDFYDFEAKYIDSASGIVPAPLTPEQTARVQELAVLAFEATSCEGLVRADFFLTDSGEFVINEINTMPGFTPISMYPRMWQKSGVSYAELVDRLIQAALRRETGLR; encoded by the coding sequence ATGAGCAGCCAGAGCCCCTCCCGCAAGCCCCGCGTCGCAGTCGTCTTCGGCGGCCGAAGCTCCGAGCACGCCATCTCCGTCGTCACGGCGGGTGCCGTGCTCGGTGCGATCGACCGCGACAAGTACGAGGTGCTGCCCATCGGCATCACCGCGGACGGCCACTGGGCGCTGACCGCCGACGAACCCGAGCGGATGGCGATCGAGAACCGCAAGCTGCCCAGCGTGGCGGAGCTGGCCGACGCACAGCCCGGCGGCGTCCTGCTGCCCGTCGAACCGGGCAACCGCGAGGTGACGTATCAGGAGCCCGGTTCCGTGCCGAAGGCGCTGGGCGAGGTCGACGTCGTCTTCCCGGTGCTGCACGGCCCCTACGGCGAGGACGGCACCCTGCAGGGGCTGCTGGAGCTCTCCGGGGTGCCCTATGTCGGTGCGGGCGTGCTCGCGTCGGCGGTCGGCATGGACAAGGAGTACATGAAGCGCGTCTTCGCTTCGTTCGGGCTCCCTGTCGGCCCGTACGTGACGATCCGTCCCCGCGAGTGGCGGACGGATCCGGGCGCGGCCCGCAAGCGCATCGTGGACCTGGCCGGCGAACATGGCTGGCCGCTGTTCGTGAAGCCCGCCCGAGGGGGCTCGTCGATGGGCATCACGAAGGTCGACGACCTCGGGGGCCTGGACGAGGCCGTGGCCGAGGCGCAGCGTCACGACCCGAAGGTGATCGTCGAATCGCTGCTGAACGGACGCGAGATCGAGTGCGGGGTGCTGGAGTTCGAGGACGGGCCGAGGGCCAGCGTCCCGGCCGAGATCCCGCCCGTGAGCGCGCACGACTTCTACGACTTCGAGGCCAAGTACATCGACTCCGCCTCGGGCATCGTGCCCGCGCCTCTCACGCCCGAGCAGACCGCGCGCGTTCAGGAGCTGGCGGTGCTGGCCTTCGAGGCGACCTCGTGCGAGGGACTCGTGCGAGCGGACTTCTTCCTCACGGACAGCGGCGAGTTCGTCATCAACGAGATCAACACGATGCCGGGCTTCACCCCGATCTCCATGTATCCGCGGATGTGGCAGAAGAGCGGCGTGAGCTACGCGGAGCTCGTGGACCGGCTCATCCAGGCGGCCCTGCGGCGCGAGACGGGCCTGCGGTAG
- a CDS encoding NAD(P)H-dependent glycerol-3-phosphate dehydrogenase: MTKAAVFGTGSWGTAFAMVLADAGCEVTLWGRRAELAEAVNTRRVNPDYLPDVELPASVRATTDPAEAADGAEFTVLAVPSQTLRGNLAGWAPLLHTDTVLVSLMKGVELRTAKRMSEVIEEVAEVDRSRVAVLTGPNLAKEIAARRPAASVVACMDGSVAQRLQAACHTPYFRPYTNTDVVGCELGGAVKNVIALAVGIADGMELGDNAKASLITRGLAETTRLGLAMGADAHTFAGLAGMGDLVATCSSPLSRNHTFGTNLGRGMTLEETIAITRQTAEGVKSCESVRELARMHGVEMPLTETVVGIVHDGKPPLVALKELMSRSAKAERV; encoded by the coding sequence GTGACGAAAGCCGCCGTATTCGGCACCGGTTCCTGGGGCACCGCCTTCGCGATGGTGCTCGCCGACGCGGGCTGCGAGGTGACCCTCTGGGGCAGGAGAGCGGAGCTGGCCGAGGCGGTCAACACCCGTCGCGTGAACCCCGACTACCTCCCCGACGTCGAACTTCCCGCATCGGTGCGGGCCACCACGGATCCGGCCGAGGCGGCGGACGGCGCCGAGTTCACGGTGCTCGCCGTGCCGTCGCAGACGCTGCGCGGCAACCTCGCCGGCTGGGCGCCGCTGCTGCACACGGACACGGTGCTCGTCTCCCTCATGAAGGGCGTCGAACTGCGCACCGCGAAACGGATGAGCGAGGTCATCGAGGAGGTCGCCGAGGTCGACCGCTCACGTGTGGCCGTACTGACCGGACCCAACCTGGCCAAGGAGATCGCCGCACGCCGTCCGGCCGCCTCCGTCGTGGCCTGCATGGACGGTTCCGTGGCGCAGCGACTGCAGGCCGCCTGTCACACTCCGTACTTCCGCCCGTACACCAACACCGACGTCGTCGGCTGTGAACTCGGCGGAGCGGTCAAGAACGTGATCGCGCTGGCGGTCGGCATCGCCGACGGCATGGAACTCGGCGACAACGCCAAGGCCTCCCTGATCACCCGTGGTCTCGCCGAAACCACGCGTCTCGGACTGGCGATGGGCGCGGACGCGCACACCTTCGCGGGCCTCGCCGGCATGGGTGACCTGGTGGCGACGTGCTCCTCGCCGCTCTCCCGCAACCACACGTTCGGCACCAACCTCGGCCGCGGCATGACGCTCGAGGAGACGATCGCGATCACACGACAGACTGCGGAAGGTGTCAAATCGTGCGAGTCCGTACGTGAACTGGCCCGTATGCACGGCGTGGAGATGCCCCTGACCGAGACCGTCGTCGGCATCGTCCACGACGGCAAGCCGCCCCTGGTGGCCCTCAAGGAACTGATGTCGCGCAGCGCGAAGGCGGAACGCGTCTGA
- a CDS encoding lysophospholipid acyltransferase family protein: MSRRRIGFWYRLAAVLLKPPLLVFFKRDWRGMEHIPEKDGFITVVNHNSAVDPLSYAHFQYNTGRVPRFLAKVSLFKSGFVGTAMRGTGQIPVFRESKDAIGAFRAAVEAINKGECVAFYPEGTLTREPGMWPMKGKTGAARVALETRAPVIPVAQWGANLAVPPYPKRGEIKLFPRKTLIVKAGPPIDLSEFYGKEPTAAVLREVTDRIMDEITALLSEIRGEPAPTERYDHRATEQRPQDGVPPQQQAEPAQQAGRAQHDTAPPGGAGGENA, encoded by the coding sequence GTGTCCCGCCGCAGAATCGGCTTCTGGTACCGCCTTGCCGCGGTTTTGCTGAAACCGCCGCTCTTGGTGTTCTTCAAGCGAGACTGGCGCGGAATGGAACACATTCCGGAAAAGGACGGTTTTATCACCGTCGTCAATCACAACTCCGCCGTGGACCCGCTTTCCTATGCCCACTTCCAGTACAACACCGGCAGGGTCCCGAGGTTTCTCGCGAAGGTCAGCCTGTTCAAGAGCGGTTTCGTGGGAACGGCGATGCGCGGCACGGGTCAGATCCCTGTCTTCCGTGAGTCCAAGGACGCCATAGGAGCCTTCCGCGCCGCCGTGGAGGCCATCAACAAGGGGGAATGCGTCGCGTTCTACCCGGAGGGCACCCTCACGCGGGAGCCGGGCATGTGGCCGATGAAGGGCAAGACCGGTGCCGCGCGAGTGGCTCTGGAAACACGGGCACCTGTCATTCCTGTTGCGCAGTGGGGGGCGAATCTCGCGGTGCCGCCCTATCCCAAGCGCGGCGAGATCAAGCTCTTTCCGCGCAAGACGCTGATCGTGAAGGCCGGACCGCCCATCGATCTCTCGGAGTTCTACGGCAAGGAACCGACCGCCGCTGTGCTGCGCGAGGTCACGGACCGCATCATGGATGAGATCACCGCACTGCTTTCGGAGATCCGCGGAGAGCCCGCGCCCACCGAGCGTTACGACCACCGCGCAACCGAACAACGGCCGCAGGACGGGGTTCCGCCGCAGCAGCAGGCGGAACCGGCACAGCAGGCAGGACGAGCACAGCACGACACGGCGCCTCCGGGTGGCGCCGGGGGAGAGAACGCGTGA
- the cofC gene encoding 2-phospho-L-lactate guanylyltransferase, translating into MQPHVTPVAWTLVVPLKPLIRAKSRLAATAGDPARAHLALAFAQDTVSAALTCGAVRDVAVVTDDRCAARELGALGARIVPDVPSAGLNPALAHGAAEVRARRPDAPLAALNADLPALRPEELARVLDFAAGSPRAFLADADGTGTTLLSALPGHALGPVFGPRSRAGHRASGAREIVLAGVDSVRRDVDTAADLVAARALGLGPFTARACREQVPCQGAGVAPVNSGQ; encoded by the coding sequence GTGCAGCCACATGTGACGCCCGTCGCGTGGACCCTCGTGGTGCCGTTGAAGCCGCTGATACGGGCCAAGAGCAGGCTCGCCGCGACGGCGGGCGACCCGGCGCGTGCCCACCTGGCCCTTGCCTTCGCGCAGGACACGGTGAGCGCGGCACTGACGTGCGGGGCGGTGCGCGATGTGGCAGTCGTCACGGACGACCGGTGTGCGGCAAGGGAGCTGGGCGCGCTCGGCGCACGCATCGTGCCGGACGTTCCGTCCGCCGGCCTCAACCCCGCGCTGGCACACGGTGCCGCAGAGGTACGTGCGCGCCGCCCGGATGCCCCTCTGGCGGCCCTGAACGCCGATCTGCCCGCGCTGCGGCCCGAAGAGCTTGCCCGTGTCCTGGACTTCGCCGCGGGCTCGCCTCGCGCGTTCCTCGCCGATGCGGACGGTACGGGCACCACGCTGCTCTCGGCGCTGCCGGGTCATGCGCTCGGCCCGGTCTTCGGCCCCCGCTCCCGTGCGGGGCACCGGGCTTCGGGGGCGCGGGAGATCGTGCTCGCCGGAGTGGACAGCGTCCGGCGGGACGTGGACACGGCCGCGGATCTGGTGGCCGCCCGCGCGTTGGGGCTGGGCCCCTTCACGGCCAGGGCCTGCCGCGAGCAGGTCCCGTGCCAAGGAGCCGGGGTCGCGCCCGTCAACAGCGGTCAGTGA
- a CDS encoding HU family DNA-binding protein has product MNKAQLVEAIQDKLGGRQQAAEAVDVVLDAIVRSVVAGERVSVTGFGSFEKVDRPARYARNPQTGERVRVRKTSVPRFRAGAGFKELVSGAKKLPKNDVAVKKAPKGSLMGGTSAKKTTAKRAGAKKAAAKRGAAKKTTAARTTAKRMPAKKTAAKKATAKKSAAKKTTAKKSAAKKTTAKKSAAKKATAKKAPARKAPGRRTAARKTTAKRATARKR; this is encoded by the coding sequence GTGAACAAGGCGCAGCTCGTCGAAGCAATCCAGGACAAGCTCGGTGGACGGCAGCAGGCCGCGGAAGCGGTCGATGTCGTACTGGACGCGATCGTCCGCTCCGTTGTGGCAGGGGAGCGGGTCTCGGTCACCGGGTTCGGCTCCTTCGAGAAGGTGGACCGGCCCGCCAGGTACGCCCGCAACCCGCAGACCGGTGAGCGTGTGCGCGTGCGGAAGACCTCGGTGCCGCGCTTCCGCGCCGGTGCCGGCTTCAAGGAACTGGTCAGCGGGGCGAAGAAGCTTCCGAAGAACGACGTCGCGGTGAAGAAGGCCCCGAAGGGCAGCCTGATGGGCGGCACTTCCGCCAAGAAGACCACCGCCAAGCGTGCAGGGGCGAAGAAGGCCGCCGCCAAGCGCGGAGCCGCCAAGAAGACCACCGCAGCCAGGACGACCGCGAAGCGGATGCCGGCGAAGAAGACGGCGGCGAAGAAGGCCACCGCGAAGAAGTCGGCGGCGAAGAAGACGACCGCCAAGAAGTCGGCGGCGAAGAAGACGACCGCCAAGAAGTCGGCGGCGAAGAAGGCCACCGCCAAGAAGGCACCTGCGAGGAAGGCACCGGGCCGTCGCACCGCCGCCCGCAAGACGACCGCGAAGAGGGCCACCGCGCGCAAGCGCTGA